In Arvicanthis niloticus isolate mArvNil1 chromosome 27, mArvNil1.pat.X, whole genome shotgun sequence, a genomic segment contains:
- the LOC143439627 gene encoding olfactory receptor 7G2-like, with product MNNMEKKNQTDFPGFLLLGLTEDPKLQPVLVSLFFSIYLVTILGNMLIILISISDPHLHTPMYIFLSNLSLNDICLSSSTIPKMLVNIQENSQSITYKGCLTQMSSVLIFGGMENCLLAVMAYDRYIAICHPLRYTVIMEPYFCVLLILLSLLVSVVDSLMHSLMVLRLSFCTHLEIPNFFCELPKLLKLACSDTLIDNILLYISSCIFAGIPLSGIVFSYIHIMSSILRMSSSEGKHKAFTTCGSHLSVVSLFYGTGFGVYITSICMDSSRNTAVASVMYSVVPQMLNPFIYSLRNRDMKDAMRKFFARMTFFL from the coding sequence ATGAacaacatggaaaagaaaaaccaaacagattTTCCAGGATTCCTTCTTCTGGGACTGACAGAAGACCCAAAACTGCAGCCTGTTTTGGTCAGCTTGTTCTTTTCTATATATCTGGTTACCATTTTGGGAAATATGCTTATAATCTTGATTTCTATCTCTGACCCCCATCTTCATACCCCTATGTACATATTTCTCTCCAATTTATCCTTAAATGACATCTGTTTAAGCTCAAGCACAATTCCAAAGATGCTGGTGAACATACAAGAAAATAGTCAAAGCATCACATACAAAGGCTGCCTCACTCAAATGAGCTCCGTCTTAATTTTTGGTGGCATGGAAAACTGTCTCCTTGCAGTAATGGCTTATGACCGCTATATTGCTATTTGTCACCCCCTGAGGTACACAGTCATCATGGAACCCTATTTCTGTGTCCTGCTGATTCTATTGTCCCTGCTTGTTAGTGTTGTGGATTCCTTAATGCACAGCCTGATGGTGCTCAGACTGTCATTTTGCACACACTTGGAAATACCAAACTTCTTCTGTGAACTTCCAAAGTTGCTCAAGTTGGCCTGTTCTGATACCCTCATTGATAACATCCTGCTTTACATTTCATCATGCATATTTGCTGgaattcctctctctggaatagtTTTTTCTTATATTCATATCATGTCCTCTATTTTGAGAATGTCATCATCAGAAGGAAAGCACAAAGCCTTTACCACCTGTGGGTCTCACTTGTCAGTTGTGTCTTTGTTCTATGGGACAGGTTTTGGGGTATACATTACATCTATTTGTATGGATTCATCCAGGAATACTGCAGTGGCTTCAGTGATGTATTCTGTTGTACCTCAGATGCTGAACCCCTTTATCTACAGTCTGAGAAACAGGGACATGAAGGATGCCATGAGGAAATTCTTTGCTAGAATGactttttttctataa